In the Brassica napus cultivar Da-Ae chromosome A7, Da-Ae, whole genome shotgun sequence genome, one interval contains:
- the LOC106353452 gene encoding probable eukaryotic translation initiation factor 5-2: MALQNIGASNRNDAFYRYKMPKMVTKIEGKGNGIKTNIVNNVEIAKALGRPASYTTKYFGCELGAQSKFDEKTGTSLVNGAHSTSKLAGLLEVFIKKYVQCYGCGNPETEIVITKAQMVNLKCAACGFISEVDMRDKLTTFILKNPPEAKKGGKDKKAMRRAEKERLKEGEAADEAQKKLKKKAHSNGNEGSSKASKNHTSDEDISPKRDDESADEVDDDDEDDGIQWQTDTSREAAEKRMKEQLSAATAELVMVSLKEEEEKKSPKKLVQVMKECLKKGSTISELKAFISSLPDPPQDVMDALLNALFDGVSKGFTEEVTKNKKYLAAATQEDGSQMHLLNSIGSFFGKKGNDEVGKEVALVLKELYDEDIVEEEFVLEWYQKGLNGADKSSPVWKNVKPFVVWLQSAESETEGED; the protein is encoded by the coding sequence ATGGCGCTGCAGAACATTGGTGCGTCCAACCGCAACGATGCGTTTTACAGGTACAAGATGCCCAAGATGGTTACCAAGATTGAAGGGAAAGGTAACGGCATCAAGACCAACATTGTCAACAACGTCGAGATTGCAAAGGCTCTGGGGAGGCCTGCTTCTTACACGACCAAGTACTTTGGTTGTGAGCTTGGAGCGCAGTCCAAGTTTGATGAGAAGACTGGGACTTCGCTTGTGAATGGAGCTCACAGCACCTCTAAGCTTGCTGGGCTTCTTGAGGTTTTTATCAAGAAGTATGTCCAGTGCTATGGATGTGGGAACCCTGAGACTGAGATTGTTATTACCAAGGCGCAGATGGTGAATCTCAAGTGTGCTGCTTGTGGGTTTATCTCTGAGGTTGACATGAGGGATAAGCTGACGACGTTTATTCTCAAGAACCCACCGGAGGCGAAGAAGGGGGGGAAGGATAAGAAGGCTATGCGGAGAGCTGAGAAGGAGAGGCTTAAGGAAGGTGAAGCAGCTGATGAGGCGCAGAAGAAGCTCAAGAAGAAAGCGCATTCTAACGGGAACGAGGGTTCTTCTAAGGCGTCTAAGAATCATACTTCTGATGAGGATATCAGCCCAAAGCGTGATGATGAGAGTGCAGATGaggtggatgatgatgatgaagacgaTGGTATCCAGTGGCAAACCGATACTTCTAGAGAAGCAGCTGAGAAGAGAATGAAGGAACAGCTGAGTGCTGCAACTGCCGAATTGGTGATGGTCTCtttaaaagaagaagaggagaagaagtcGCCCAAGAAGCTCGTGCAGGTGATGAAAGAGTGTCTGAAGAAAGGCTCAACCATAAGCGAGCTCAAAGCTTTCATCTCCTCTCTCCCTGATCCTCCTCAAGATGTCATGGACGCACTCTTGAACGCTCTCTTTGATGGTGTAAGCAAAGGATTTACTGAAGAAGTGACTAAGAATAAGAAGTACTTAGCGGCTGCAACGCAAGAGGATGGTTCACAGATGCATCTGCTCAACTCAATCGGATCATTCTTTGGAAAGAAAGGAAACGATGAGGTGGGTAAGGAGGTGGCTCTGGTTCTTAAAGAACTGTACGATGAAGACATTGTTGAGGAAGAGTTTGTGTTGGAATGGTACCAAAAGGGTCTGAACGGAGCTGACAAAAGCTCGCCTGTTTGGAAGAATGTTAAGCCTTTTGTGGTGTGGCTACAGAGCGCTGAGTCGGAGACCGAAGGGGAGGATTGA
- the LOC125576239 gene encoding 60S ribosomal protein L4-1-like → MGISKKSSNVCTSLSSSRREALQIDLARALSQVHSAVKPIKKDAKRSVMKKNLLKNLNVMLKLNPYAKTAKRMSLLAEAQRVKAKKEKLTFVVYSSVYC, encoded by the exons ATGGGAATCTCAAAGAAATCGTCAAACGTTTGTACTTCCCTATCTTCCTCACGTCGTGAAGCGCTGCAAATTGACTTGGCACGGGCGCTTTCTC AGGTGCATAGTGCGGTGAAGCCGATTAAGAAGGATGCAAAGAGGTCTGTGATGAAGAAGAATCTTTTGAAGAATTTGAATGTGATGTTGAAGTTGAACCCGTATGCAAAGACGGCGAAGCGAATGTCTTTGTTGGCTGAGGCACAGAGGGTTAAGGCTAAGAAGGAGAAGCTCACTTTTGTAGTCTACTCTTCTGTATATTGTTGA
- the BNAA07G20780D gene encoding uncharacterized protein BNAA07G20780D — MSLAIADVYTVRKFHRESMKKHSKPAVVIGEGDEKMVGGELQEVMKPPVKQSGSRRFGRWFVGKSGVKKSSAKVSDPTAIE; from the coding sequence atgtcGCTAGCTATCGCAGATGTTTACACGGTGAGGAAGTTTCATAGAGAGAGTATGAAGAAGCATTCCAAACCTGCGGTGGTTATCGGCGAGGGAGACGAAAAGATGGTCGGAGGAGAGCTCCAGGAGGTCATGAAACCGCCGGTGAAACAGAGTGGGTCTAGAAGATTCGGAAGGTGGTTTGTTGGAAAGTCAGGAGTGAAGAAAAGCTCTGCTAAAGTTTCTGACCCCACGGCGATTGAGTGA
- the LOC106353449 gene encoding 60S ribosomal protein L30-2: MVTAKKTKKSHEGINSRLALVMKSGKYTLGYKSVLKSLRGSKGKLILISSNCPPLRRSEIEYYAMLAKVGVHHYNGNNVDLGTACGKYFRVSCLSIVDPGDSDIIKSIPGDQ; the protein is encoded by the exons ATGGTGACGGCCAAGAAAACG AAGAAGTCACACGAGGGAATCAACAGTAGGTTGGCTCTTGTGATGAAGAGTGGTAAATACACTCTTGGTTACAAGTCCGTCCTTAAGTCTCTCCGTGGCTCCAAAG GGAAGCTAATTCTCATCTCCTCGAACTGCCCACCGTTGAGAAGATCGGAGATTGAGTACTACGCTATGCTCGCTAAAGTTGGTGTTCACCACTACAATGGAA ACAACGTTGATTTGGGAACAGCTTGTGGGAAGTACTTCCGTGTTTCTTGTCTGAGCATCGTTGATCCGG GTGATTCTGACATTATCAAGAGCATTCCTGGTGACCAGTGA
- the LOC106353448 gene encoding uncharacterized J domain-containing protein C4H3.01, with translation MSNHLRAICRPHTVFASIVCCSRNQTRSLVRVSIQKFSFRTRVSNSFPFRSKDSNFWFGVSQRKTLVRAASSWSEEKSPYDTLELERDAEEEQIKVAYRRLAKYYHPDVYDGKGTLEEGETAEGRFIKIQAAYELLMDTEKRRQYDMDNRVNPMKASQAWMEWLMKKRKAFDQRGDMAVAAWAEQQQLEINLRARRLSRSKVDPEEERKLLEKEKKASRELFNSTLKRHTLVLKKRDLMRKKAEDDKKKLITQLLAAEGLELDTEEEEEEETAK, from the exons ATGAGCAACCACCTGCGAGCTATCTGTAGACCACACACGGTGTTTGCTTCGATCGTGTGTTGTAGTAGAAACCAAACTCGATCACTCGTCAGGGTTTCGATTCAAAAGTTCAGCTTTAGAACTCGGGTCTCGAATTCGTTTCCGTTTAGGTCTAAAGATTCCAACTTTTGGTTTGGGGTGAGTCAGAGGAAGACTCTGGTCAGGGCAGCTTCGAGTTGGAGCGAAGAGAAGTCTCCTTACGATACTCTCG AGTTGGAACGAGATGCAGAGGAGGAGCAGATTAAGGTGGCGTACAGACGATTAGCTAAGTACTATCATCCTGATG TTTATGATGGGAAAGGGACGCTTGAAGAAGGAGAGACGGCAGAAGGTAGATTCATCAAGATCCAGGCTGCATACGAGCTGCTCATGGACACTGAGAAGAGAAGACAGTATGATATGGATAACCGAGTGAATCCAATGAAGGCGTCACAAGCTTGGATGGAATGGCTGATGAAAAAGCGTAAAGCATTTGATCAGAGAGGCGACATGGCGGTTGCAGCTTGGGCTGAGCAACAACAGCTTGAGATTAACCTTCGTGCTCGTCGTCTTTCCCGTTCCAAG GTGGATCCGGAAGAAGAGAGGAAGTTactggagaaggagaagaaagcgtCAAGAGAGTTGTTTAACAGCACTCTAAAGCGACACACGCTGGTATTGAAGAAAAGAGACTTGATGCGGAAGAAAGCTGAGGATGATAAGAAGAAGCTCATCACTCAGCTGTTAGCAGCAGAAGGTCTCGAGCTTGATactgaagaagaggaggaagaagagacaGCCAAGTAA
- the LOC106353450 gene encoding transcription factor TGA7-like isoform X1 has product MMSSTSPTQLASLRDMGIYEPFQQMVSWGNVFKSDINDHSPNTASSSVIQVDHNIIKASYPSSSHNQIEAEPSSNDHQEEDDDGRNHDKMKRRLAQNREAARKSRLRKKAYVQQLEESRLKLSQLEQELEKAKQQVSKGIYSSGSSYVGSSGSINSSIAAFELEYSHWLEEQSRRVSEIRTALQAHISDIELKMLVESCLNHYANLFRMKADAAKADVFYLISGMWRTSTERFFQWIGGFRPSGLLNVVMPYLQPLTDQQILEVRNLQQSSQQAEDALSQGIDKLQQSLADNIVIDVVMDSNDYPSHMGAAVENLQALEGFVNQADHLRQQTLQQMAKILTTRQAARGLLCLGEYLHRLRALSSLWAARPREHA; this is encoded by the exons ATGATGAGTTCTACTTCTCCAACACAACTTGCATCTTTAAGAGACATGGGAATCTATGAACCGTTTCAACAAATGGTTTCTTGGGGGAATGTTTTCAAATCTGATATCAATGATCATAGTCCTAACACTGCTTCTTCCTCTGTTATTCAAGTGGATCACAACATCATCAAG GCGAGTTACCCTTCTTCTTCTCATAACCAGATCGAAGCAGAACCTTCTAGTAATGATCATCaggaggaggatgatgatggCAGGAATCATGATAAG ATGAAACGGCGTTTAGCTCAGAACCGAGAAGCTGCTCGCAAAAGTCGCTTGAGAAAGAAG GCTTATGTTCAACAGTTAGAAGAAAGTCGGTTAAAGTTATCGCAGTTAGAGCAAGAACTCGAAAAGGCTAAGCAGCAGGTGAGCAAG ggAATTTACTCGTCAGGTTCGAGCTATGTAGGATCATCAGGGAGCATTAACTCTAGTATTGCTGCATTTGAGCTGGAATATTCACATTGGCTTGAAGAACAAAGCAGGAGGGTTAGCGAAATCCGAACTGCGCTTCAAGCTCATATAAGCGACATAGAACTCAAGATGCTTGTAGAGAGCTGCTTGAACCATTACGCAAACCTCTTCAGAATGAAAGCTGATGCAGCCAAAGCTGATGTTTTCTACTTGATATCGGGAATGTGGAGAACTTCCACAGAAAGATTCTTCCAATGGATAGGAGGTTTCCGTCCATCAGGTCTTTTAAAT GTTGTGATGCCGTATCTTCAGCCATTAACTGATCAGCAAATCTTGGAAGTGAGAAACCTCCAACAATCATCACAACAAGCAGAGGATGCTCTCTCTCAAGGGATAGATAAACTTCAGCAGAGTTTAGCTGACAACATAGTGATTGATGTGGTTATGGATTCCAATGATTACCCATCTCACATGGGTGCAGCTGTTGAGAATCTTCAAGCATTAGAAGGGTTTGTGAATCaa GCGGATCATTTAAGGCAACAAACATTGCAGCAAATGGCAAAGATCTTGACGACAAGACAAGCAGCTCGCGGTTTGCTTTGTCTGGGAGAGTATCTTCATAGGCTGCGTGCTCTTAGCTCTCTATGGGCAGCTCGTCCACGAGAACACGCCTAA
- the LOC106353450 gene encoding transcription factor TGA7-like isoform X2, with amino-acid sequence MMSSTSPTQLASLRDMGIYEPFQQMVSWGNVFKSDINDHSPNTASSSVIQVDHNIIKASYPSSSHNQIEAEPSSNDHQEEDDDGRNHDKMKRRLAQNREAARKSRLRKKAYVQQLEESRLKLSQLEQELEKAKQQGIYSSGSSYVGSSGSINSSIAAFELEYSHWLEEQSRRVSEIRTALQAHISDIELKMLVESCLNHYANLFRMKADAAKADVFYLISGMWRTSTERFFQWIGGFRPSGLLNVVMPYLQPLTDQQILEVRNLQQSSQQAEDALSQGIDKLQQSLADNIVIDVVMDSNDYPSHMGAAVENLQALEGFVNQADHLRQQTLQQMAKILTTRQAARGLLCLGEYLHRLRALSSLWAARPREHA; translated from the exons ATGATGAGTTCTACTTCTCCAACACAACTTGCATCTTTAAGAGACATGGGAATCTATGAACCGTTTCAACAAATGGTTTCTTGGGGGAATGTTTTCAAATCTGATATCAATGATCATAGTCCTAACACTGCTTCTTCCTCTGTTATTCAAGTGGATCACAACATCATCAAG GCGAGTTACCCTTCTTCTTCTCATAACCAGATCGAAGCAGAACCTTCTAGTAATGATCATCaggaggaggatgatgatggCAGGAATCATGATAAG ATGAAACGGCGTTTAGCTCAGAACCGAGAAGCTGCTCGCAAAAGTCGCTTGAGAAAGAAG GCTTATGTTCAACAGTTAGAAGAAAGTCGGTTAAAGTTATCGCAGTTAGAGCAAGAACTCGAAAAGGCTAAGCAGCAG ggAATTTACTCGTCAGGTTCGAGCTATGTAGGATCATCAGGGAGCATTAACTCTAGTATTGCTGCATTTGAGCTGGAATATTCACATTGGCTTGAAGAACAAAGCAGGAGGGTTAGCGAAATCCGAACTGCGCTTCAAGCTCATATAAGCGACATAGAACTCAAGATGCTTGTAGAGAGCTGCTTGAACCATTACGCAAACCTCTTCAGAATGAAAGCTGATGCAGCCAAAGCTGATGTTTTCTACTTGATATCGGGAATGTGGAGAACTTCCACAGAAAGATTCTTCCAATGGATAGGAGGTTTCCGTCCATCAGGTCTTTTAAAT GTTGTGATGCCGTATCTTCAGCCATTAACTGATCAGCAAATCTTGGAAGTGAGAAACCTCCAACAATCATCACAACAAGCAGAGGATGCTCTCTCTCAAGGGATAGATAAACTTCAGCAGAGTTTAGCTGACAACATAGTGATTGATGTGGTTATGGATTCCAATGATTACCCATCTCACATGGGTGCAGCTGTTGAGAATCTTCAAGCATTAGAAGGGTTTGTGAATCaa GCGGATCATTTAAGGCAACAAACATTGCAGCAAATGGCAAAGATCTTGACGACAAGACAAGCAGCTCGCGGTTTGCTTTGTCTGGGAGAGTATCTTCATAGGCTGCGTGCTCTTAGCTCTCTATGGGCAGCTCGTCCACGAGAACACGCCTAA
- the LOC106353451 gene encoding auxin response factor 17-like, which produces MSPPPSATADFLREVDPQIWRACAGASVQIPSLYSRVYYFPQGHVEHSCPSSLISSFSTAAPVPCVVSAVELLADPITDEVFAHLALQPISPEHFSPSNFSGFGSDDDDDNNSNNNNNKVVTFAKILTPSDANNGGGFSVPRYCADSVFPPLDFHADPPVQKLFITDIHGVVWDFRHIYRGTPRRHLLTTGWSKFVNGKKLIAGDSVVFMRKSVDEMFIGVRRAPISNHGDEYYGGGKKGFRRIGMGKLTAEAVSEAVNKAVQGYPFEVVYYPTAGWSDFVVRAEDVEVSMAGYWSPGTRVKMAMETEDSSRVTWFQGVVSSTFQETGLWKQLQITWDEPEILQNLKRVNPWQVEVVANSSHLLAIYPPAKRLKPSSSASGFLSGEGEMLYSGRGQQAVDPSPYLFSYTTFPAGMQGARHYEFGSFNSTGFIGENTPQLCTNNFFSPLPGLRKVSTEMMNYGSPLSDDLSPNSNTTNVSSGNELVGNRGHAVRVSSIQLFGQIINVQELTESGLAEGLYEEDGSKESSDNEVVNETQLSLTYAQGM; this is translated from the exons ATGTCGCCGCCGCCGTCGGCAACCGCCGACTTCCTCCGCGAAGTCGACCCTCAGATCTGGCGCGCTTGCGCAGGCGCCTCCGTTCAAATCCCCTCTCTCTACTCTAGGGTTTACTACTTCCCTCAGGGCCATGTCGAGCACTCTTGCCCCTCCTCGCTCATCTCTTCCTTCTCAACCGCCGCTCCGGTTCCCTGCGTCGTCTCCGCCGTCGAGCTACTCGCCGATCCGATCACCGACGAGGTCTTCGCTCACCTTGCGCTGCAGCCGATATCTCCCGAGCACTTCTCTCCCTCCAATTTCTCCGGATTCGGGAGCGACGACGATGATGAtaacaacagcaacaacaacaacaacaaggtGGTTACCTTCGCGAAGATATTAACGCCGTCTGATGCTAATAACGGAGGAGGATTCTCCGTCCCGCGTTACTGCGCGGACTCCGTCTTCCCTCCGCTCGATTTCCACGCGGATCCTCCGGTTCAGAAGCTATTCATCACCGATATCCACGGCGTCGTCTGGGACTTCCGCCATATCTACCGCGGCACGCCGCGGAGGCACTTGTTAACCACCGGGTGGAGCAAGTTCGTCAACGGGAAGAAGCTTATCGCCGGAGACTCCGTCGTGTTCATGAGGAAGTCTGTTGATGAGATGTTTATAGGTGTGAGGCGAGCGCCGATCTCAAACCACGGGGATGAGTATTACGGAGGAGGTAAGAAGGGGTTTAGGAGGATTGGGATGGGGAAGTTAACGGCGGAGGCTGTCTCTGAGGCGGTCAACAAGGCGGTGCAGGGCTATCCCTTTGAGGTGGTGTATTATCCCACGGCGGGATGGTCGGACTTCGTGGTGAGGGCAGAGGATGTTGAGGTGTCCATGGCTGGGTACTGGAGTCCTGGTACTAGAGTGAAGATGGCTATGGAGACGGAGGACTCTTCGCGGGTTACATGGTTTCAGGGCGTTGTCTCATCAACGTTTCAAGAAACTGGTTTATGGAAGCAGCTTCAG ATCACATGGGACGAACCTGAGATTCTGCAAAACTTGAAGAGGGTGAATCCTTGGCAAGTGGAGGTCGTTGCAAACTCAAGTCATCTTCTTGCTATTTACCCTCCAGCAAAGAGGTTGAAGCCTTCCAGTAGCGCGAGTGGGTTCTTGAGTGGAGAAGGAGAAATGCTCTATTCCGGAAGAGGACAACAAGCTGTGGATCCAAGTCCCTATTTGTTCTCGTATACTACATTTCCTGCTGGCATGCAGGGAGCCAGGCATTATGAATTTGGGTCTTTTAACTCAACCGGATTCATCGGAGAAAACACTCCCCAGCTATGCACTAATAACTTCTTTAGTCCACTTCCTGGGCTGAGAAAAGTCTCGACTGAGATGATGAACTATGGCAGCCCGCTTTCAGATGACTTGTCGCCTAATAGCAATACCACTAATGTATCCTCTGGGAATGAACTGGTTGGGAACCGAGGCCACGCTGTAAGAGTTAGCTCGATTCAGCTGTTTGGCCAGATCATTAACGTGCAGGAGCTTACTGAGAGCGGTCTTGCTGAGGGCTTGTATGAAGAGGATGGAAGCAAAGAGTCCAGCGACAATGAAGTTGTGAATGAGACACAATTGTCCTTGACATATGCTCAAGGCATGTGA